One window of Ralstonia pickettii DTP0602 genomic DNA carries:
- a CDS encoding 50S ribosomal protein L19 (K02884: RP-L19, MRPL19, rplS; large subunit ribosomal protein L19): MNIIEQIEKEEIARLTANKTIPAFAPGDTVIVNVNVVEGTRKRVQAYEGVVIAKRNRGLNSSFIVRKISSGEGVERTFQLYSPLIAGIEVKRRGDVRRAKLYYLRQRSGKSARIKEKLVSKAAVAAKAAQ; this comes from the coding sequence ATGAACATCATCGAGCAGATCGAGAAGGAAGAGATCGCGCGTCTGACCGCGAACAAGACCATCCCCGCATTCGCACCTGGCGACACCGTGATCGTCAACGTGAACGTGGTGGAAGGTACCCGCAAGCGCGTGCAGGCCTACGAAGGCGTGGTGATCGCCAAGCGTAACCGCGGCCTGAATTCGTCCTTCATCGTGCGCAAGATCTCGTCGGGTGAAGGCGTGGAACGTACGTTCCAGCTGTACTCGCCGCTGATCGCCGGCATCGAAGTGAAGCGTCGCGGCGACGTGCGTCGCGCGAAGCTGTACTACCTGCGCCAGCGTTCGGGCAAGTCCGCACGTATCAAGGAAAAGCTGGTGTCGAAGGCTGCTGTCGCTGCCAAGGCTGCGCAGTAA
- a CDS encoding 30S ribosomal protein S16 (K02959: RP-S16, MRPS16, rpsP; small subunit ribosomal protein S16), which yields MVVIRLARGGSKKRPFFNIVATDSRNRRDGRFIERVGFYNPLASEGEEGLRLVQDRLAYWQGVGAQLSPTVARLVKQGAKAAA from the coding sequence ATGGTCGTTATCCGTCTGGCTCGCGGCGGCAGCAAGAAGCGCCCGTTCTTCAACATCGTCGCCACCGACTCGCGCAACCGTCGCGATGGTCGTTTCATTGAGCGCGTTGGTTTCTACAACCCGCTGGCTTCGGAAGGTGAAGAAGGTCTGCGCCTGGTGCAAGATCGCCTGGCCTACTGGCAAGGTGTTGGCGCCCAGCTGTCGCCGACCGTTGCCCGCCTGGTCAAGCAAGGCGCCAAGGCTGCTGCCTGA
- a CDS encoding 16S rRNA-processing protein RimM (K02860: rimM; 16S rRNA processing protein RimM) codes for MTERKQGAAKPLNRPLVQPQGEPQKAHKLPAALLYAEPLPEDLVEVGYVGAAYGIRGWIKVQPHADDASALLHARRWWLLAPPQAGLVSANVAADAAHARPLCVKIAQSREHSGTVVAQATGVADRNLAEALKGRRVWIRRADFPAPEEDEFYWVDLIGCTVSNEQGELLGEVSGLIDNGAHQILQVAFVQPDGKTGERLIPFVDAFLRSVDAAGKRIVVDWGLDY; via the coding sequence GTGACTGAACGCAAACAAGGCGCCGCCAAGCCGCTGAACCGACCGTTGGTTCAGCCCCAGGGCGAGCCGCAAAAGGCTCACAAACTGCCGGCGGCGCTGCTGTATGCCGAGCCCCTGCCTGAAGACCTGGTAGAGGTCGGCTACGTCGGCGCGGCCTACGGCATTCGCGGCTGGATCAAGGTCCAGCCGCATGCCGATGACGCTTCCGCGCTGCTGCATGCCCGCCGCTGGTGGCTGCTGGCGCCGCCGCAGGCGGGGCTGGTTAGTGCCAATGTCGCAGCTGACGCGGCGCATGCCCGGCCGCTCTGCGTGAAGATCGCGCAGTCGCGCGAGCACAGCGGCACGGTGGTGGCGCAAGCGACCGGCGTTGCCGACCGCAATCTTGCGGAAGCGCTCAAGGGCCGTCGCGTGTGGATCCGGCGCGCGGATTTTCCGGCGCCGGAAGAGGATGAGTTCTACTGGGTCGACCTGATCGGGTGCACCGTCAGCAACGAGCAAGGCGAGTTGCTGGGCGAGGTGTCCGGCCTGATCGACAACGGTGCCCACCAGATCCTGCAGGTGGCCTTTGTGCAGCCTGACGGCAAGACCGGTGAGCGGCTGATCCCGTTTGTCGATGCGTTCCTGCGCTCGGTCGATGCCGCGGGCAAGCGCATCGTGGTCGACTGGGGGCTCGATTACTGA
- a CDS encoding glycosyl transferase family 2, whose amino-acid sequence MDCMSADATREIAREMGACVVETADWPGFGPQKNRAVDAATGDWILSLDADERINDALRDEILQAVARQDHDGYEMPRLSEFCGRFIRHGGWYPDYVTRLFRRGKGRFTDALVHEHLAVDGRVGRLTQALIHHSYRDYSDVLRKVEAYSTAGAMQAFRSGKRSTPAAALGHGLWAFLRTWLLRGSILDGTEGFGVALMNGQASYYKYLKLWHLQRQPEQLPR is encoded by the coding sequence GTGGATTGCATGAGCGCGGACGCCACACGCGAAATTGCCCGGGAAATGGGTGCTTGCGTGGTGGAGACGGCGGACTGGCCGGGCTTCGGGCCGCAGAAGAATCGCGCGGTTGACGCCGCCACGGGTGACTGGATCCTCAGCCTCGACGCAGACGAGCGCATCAACGATGCCTTGCGCGACGAAATCCTGCAGGCGGTTGCGCGCCAGGACCATGACGGCTATGAGATGCCCCGGCTTTCCGAGTTCTGCGGCCGCTTTATCCGCCACGGCGGATGGTACCCGGACTATGTCACGCGCCTGTTCCGTCGGGGCAAGGGACGCTTCACCGATGCGCTGGTTCACGAACACCTTGCTGTCGACGGCCGCGTCGGCCGGCTCACGCAGGCGCTGATCCATCACAGCTACCGCGACTATTCGGATGTGCTGCGCAAGGTCGAGGCCTACTCCACTGCGGGTGCCATGCAGGCCTTTCGCAGCGGCAAGCGCTCGACCCCCGCGGCGGCGCTGGGACACGGCCTGTGGGCGTTCCTGCGCACATGGTTGCTGCGCGGCAGCATCCTCGACGGCACCGAAGGCTTCGGGGTGGCACTGATGAACGGCCAGGCCAGCTACTACAAGTACCTCAAGCTCTGGCACCTGCAGCGCCAGCCCGAACAGCTGCCGCGCTGA
- a CDS encoding DNA polymerase III subunit alpha (K02337: DPO3A1, dnaE; DNA polymerase III subunit alpha [EC:2.7.7.7]): MSPMSAPRFVHLRLHSEYSIVDGIVRLEDAVKAAAADGMGALALTDLANAFGLIRYYKEARGKGVKPVVGADVWLTNAEDRDKPSRLLLLVQDRRGYLNLCMLLSRAWLGNQHRGRAEIDPAWFLEPGEDDLPLATGLIALSGAMGGDIGMALANGNADGARRAAQHWASVFPQRFYIELQRAGHAGTDAYVQHAVQLAAELQLPVVATHPVQFMTPDDYTAHEARVCIAEGELLANPRRTRRFTTDQYFKTQDEMCALYADIPSALENAVEIARRCNLTLELGKPRLPLFPTPDGMSLDDYLVFMAKDGLEKRLAVLFPDEAAREAKRPEYYARLEFETGTIIKMGFPGYFLIVADFINWAKNNGVPVGPGRGSGAGSLVAYALGITDLDPLKYALLFERFLNPERVSMPDFDIDFCQHGRDRVITYVKEKYGKDAVSQIATFGTMAAKAAVRDVGRVLDLGYGFVDGIAKLIPFKPGKLVTIEEAKKEEPLLTERENNEEEVRQLLELAQRVEGMTRNVGMHAGGVLIAPGRLTDFCPLYTQGAQNDGMSGVVSQYDKDDVEAAGLVKFDFLGLTTLTILDWAERYIRRLDPSKADWNCSHIPLDDSPAFDILKTANTVAVFQLESRGMQGMLKDAKPDRFEDIIALVALYRPGPMDLIPSFCARKHGREKVEYPDPRVEPVLKETYGIMVYQEQVMQMAQIIGGYSLGGADLLRRAMGKKKPEEMAQHRVMFREGADKNGLSSQQADDIFDLMEKFAGYGFNKSHAAAYALLAYYTAWLKAHHPAEFMAANMSLAMDDTDKVKILYEDCKLNKLAVLPPDVNASEYRFAPTDAKTIRYGLGGIKGSGQGAIEDILRAREERPFTDLFDFCERVDRRQVNRRTIEALIRAGAFDSLNDNRAQLLASVPIAMEAAEQKAESANQVSLFDLMGDGGEAHRPELLDEPRWSPKRTLQEEKQALGYYFSGHLFDAYRDEVRRFNKGTLAALEKEVQGNGGGFGRDVRGKTIAGVISGIRTQMTQRGKMLIVTLDDGTGLVEMTVFNELFDANRNMFREDELLIATGNARHDTFTGGVRFTVESVMDLVAARVRFASAVRLAMNGNSSTGLLRELLMPHLARASGAQGLPVRIRYEAKAASCEAMLGPDWQVVPSDEALTALRQALSADCVSTVYE, from the coding sequence ATGTCGCCCATGTCTGCACCCCGCTTCGTACACCTCCGCCTGCATTCCGAATACTCCATCGTGGACGGCATCGTCCGCCTGGAAGACGCCGTCAAGGCCGCCGCCGCCGATGGCATGGGCGCGCTCGCCCTGACGGACCTTGCCAACGCCTTCGGGCTGATCCGTTACTACAAGGAGGCGCGCGGCAAGGGCGTGAAGCCGGTGGTCGGTGCCGACGTCTGGCTCACCAACGCCGAGGATCGCGACAAGCCATCGCGCCTGCTGCTGCTGGTGCAGGACCGCCGCGGCTACCTGAACCTGTGCATGCTGCTGTCACGCGCGTGGCTGGGCAACCAGCACCGCGGCCGCGCCGAGATCGACCCGGCCTGGTTCCTCGAGCCCGGCGAGGATGACCTGCCGCTGGCAACCGGCCTGATTGCTCTGTCGGGGGCGATGGGCGGCGATATCGGCATGGCGCTGGCCAACGGCAATGCCGACGGCGCACGCCGAGCCGCGCAGCACTGGGCGAGCGTATTCCCGCAGCGCTTCTACATCGAGCTGCAGCGTGCCGGCCACGCGGGCACCGATGCCTACGTGCAGCACGCCGTGCAGCTGGCGGCCGAGCTGCAGCTGCCGGTGGTGGCCACGCATCCGGTGCAGTTCATGACGCCGGACGACTACACCGCGCACGAGGCGCGCGTGTGCATCGCCGAGGGCGAGCTGCTGGCCAATCCGCGCCGCACCCGGCGGTTTACCACCGACCAGTACTTCAAGACCCAGGACGAGATGTGCGCGCTGTACGCGGACATCCCCTCGGCGCTGGAGAACGCGGTCGAGATCGCGCGCCGCTGCAACCTGACGCTGGAGCTGGGCAAGCCGCGCCTGCCGCTGTTCCCGACGCCCGACGGCATGTCGCTGGACGACTACCTCGTGTTCATGGCCAAGGACGGACTGGAGAAGCGCCTGGCGGTACTGTTCCCCGACGAGGCGGCGCGCGAGGCCAAGCGGCCCGAATACTACGCACGGCTGGAATTCGAGACCGGCACCATCATCAAGATGGGCTTCCCCGGCTACTTCCTGATCGTGGCCGACTTTATCAACTGGGCCAAGAACAACGGCGTGCCGGTGGGCCCGGGCCGCGGTTCGGGTGCCGGTTCGCTGGTGGCGTATGCGCTCGGCATTACCGATCTTGATCCGCTCAAGTACGCGCTGCTGTTCGAGCGTTTCCTGAACCCGGAACGGGTCTCGATGCCCGACTTCGACATCGACTTCTGCCAGCACGGCCGCGATCGCGTGATCACGTACGTGAAGGAGAAGTACGGCAAGGACGCGGTATCGCAGATCGCCACCTTCGGCACCATGGCGGCCAAGGCCGCGGTGCGCGACGTGGGCCGCGTGCTCGACCTTGGCTACGGCTTTGTCGATGGCATCGCCAAGCTGATCCCGTTCAAGCCGGGCAAGCTGGTCACCATCGAGGAGGCGAAGAAGGAAGAGCCGCTGCTCACCGAGCGCGAGAACAACGAAGAAGAAGTGCGCCAGCTGCTGGAACTGGCACAGCGCGTCGAAGGCATGACCCGCAACGTCGGCATGCACGCCGGCGGCGTGCTGATCGCACCCGGCAGGCTGACTGACTTCTGCCCCCTGTACACGCAGGGCGCGCAGAACGACGGCATGAGCGGCGTGGTCAGCCAGTACGACAAGGATGACGTCGAGGCCGCCGGCCTGGTCAAGTTCGACTTCCTGGGCCTGACCACGCTGACCATCCTGGACTGGGCCGAGCGCTATATCCGCCGCCTCGACCCGAGCAAGGCCGACTGGAACTGCAGCCATATCCCGCTCGACGACAGCCCCGCCTTCGACATCCTGAAGACGGCCAACACCGTCGCCGTGTTCCAGCTGGAAAGCCGCGGCATGCAGGGCATGCTGAAGGACGCCAAGCCTGACCGCTTCGAGGACATCATCGCGCTGGTGGCGCTGTACCGCCCGGGCCCGATGGACCTGATTCCCAGCTTCTGCGCGCGCAAGCACGGCCGCGAGAAGGTGGAGTACCCCGATCCGCGCGTCGAACCCGTCCTGAAAGAGACCTACGGCATCATGGTCTACCAGGAACAGGTGATGCAGATGGCGCAGATCATCGGCGGCTACTCGCTCGGTGGCGCCGACCTGCTGCGCCGCGCCATGGGCAAGAAGAAGCCCGAGGAGATGGCGCAGCATCGCGTGATGTTCCGCGAGGGCGCCGACAAGAACGGCCTGAGCTCGCAGCAGGCCGACGACATCTTCGACCTGATGGAGAAGTTCGCGGGCTACGGCTTCAACAAGTCGCACGCGGCCGCGTATGCGCTGCTGGCGTACTACACCGCCTGGCTCAAGGCCCACCATCCGGCCGAATTCATGGCAGCCAACATGTCGCTGGCCATGGACGACACCGACAAGGTCAAGATCCTCTACGAGGACTGCAAGCTCAACAAGCTCGCGGTGCTGCCACCGGACGTCAACGCCAGTGAATACCGCTTCGCGCCGACCGATGCCAAGACCATCCGCTATGGCCTGGGCGGCATCAAGGGCAGCGGCCAGGGCGCCATCGAAGACATCTTGCGCGCGCGCGAGGAGCGGCCCTTCACGGATCTCTTCGACTTCTGCGAACGTGTCGACCGCCGCCAGGTCAACCGCCGCACCATCGAGGCGCTGATCCGTGCCGGCGCCTTCGACAGCCTGAATGACAACCGCGCCCAGCTGTTGGCCTCGGTGCCGATCGCGATGGAGGCGGCCGAGCAGAAAGCCGAATCCGCCAACCAGGTGTCGCTGTTCGACCTGATGGGCGATGGCGGCGAGGCGCACCGCCCCGAGCTGCTCGACGAACCGCGCTGGAGCCCCAAGCGCACGCTGCAGGAAGAAAAGCAGGCGCTCGGCTACTACTTCTCAGGCCACCTGTTCGATGCCTACCGCGACGAGGTGCGCCGCTTCAACAAGGGCACGCTGGCCGCGCTGGAAAAGGAAGTGCAGGGCAACGGCGGCGGCTTCGGCCGCGACGTGCGCGGCAAGACCATCGCCGGCGTGATCAGCGGCATCCGCACGCAGATGACCCAGCGCGGCAAGATGCTGATCGTGACGCTGGACGACGGCACCGGGCTGGTCGAGATGACGGTGTTCAATGAGCTGTTCGACGCCAACCGGAATATGTTCCGCGAGGACGAGCTGCTGATCGCCACGGGGAATGCGCGGCATGATACGTTCACCGGCGGGGTGCGGTTTACGGTGGAGTCGGTGATGGACCTGGTGGCGGCGCGTGTCAGGTTTGCCAGCGCGGTGCGGCTGGCGATGAATGGCAACTCATCAACGGGGCTGCTGCGTGAACTGCTGATGCCGCACCTGGCGCGCGCCAGCGGCGCGCAGGGACTGCCGGTGCGCATCCGCTACGAGGCGAAGGCCGCCTCGTGCGAGGCCATGCTTGGCCCGGACTGGCAGGTGGTGCCTTCCGACGAGGCGTTGACGGCCCTGCGGCAGGCGCTGTCGGCGGATTGTGTCAGTACGGTGTACGAATAA
- a CDS encoding hypothetical protein (K13005: rfbV; abequosyltransferase [EC:2.4.1.-]): MSLAPGNGEQSAQRPVQEYPPVSLLLITYNQESFIAHAIEGALAQDYPALEIFVSDDASTDGTYAAAQRALASYAGPHKVTLLRNPANLGISAHLSKLVAQSHGELIFVAAGDDYSMPSRCKEVVQAWLSHDRKPELIVTDLVDMAYDGALHGQIRHSDLEPYHSFEYWATHPPHVIGASHTWTRRMFDRFGPMAPGMISEDQITTLRASLMGGALNLRRPLVHYRRGGTSGKRKWRTPADFVRRIRLTNRSSLAETLQFIEDAERAGCGDAMRRLKARKLAREQYTADVFAAPDNLARLKVLFGARRVTLGHRLRMFLYATVPSAYAPFYFLSNLFRRG; this comes from the coding sequence ATGAGTCTGGCCCCCGGCAACGGCGAGCAAAGCGCGCAGCGCCCTGTGCAGGAATATCCGCCGGTATCGCTGCTGCTGATCACCTACAACCAGGAATCGTTCATTGCGCATGCCATCGAGGGTGCGCTGGCGCAGGACTACCCGGCCCTTGAGATCTTCGTGTCGGACGATGCGTCGACCGATGGCACCTATGCGGCCGCGCAACGGGCGCTGGCAAGCTATGCCGGTCCTCACAAGGTGACGCTGCTGCGCAATCCCGCCAATCTCGGGATCAGCGCGCACCTGAGCAAGCTGGTGGCCCAGTCGCACGGCGAACTGATCTTCGTCGCTGCCGGCGACGACTATTCGATGCCCTCGCGCTGCAAGGAAGTGGTCCAGGCCTGGCTATCACACGACCGCAAGCCTGAGCTGATCGTCACCGACCTGGTCGATATGGCCTACGACGGCGCCCTGCACGGGCAGATTCGCCACAGCGACCTGGAGCCCTACCATTCGTTTGAATACTGGGCCACGCATCCGCCGCATGTAATCGGCGCGTCACACACGTGGACGCGGCGCATGTTCGACCGTTTTGGCCCGATGGCGCCCGGGATGATTTCCGAGGACCAGATCACGACGCTGCGCGCTTCGCTGATGGGCGGCGCCCTGAACCTCAGGCGCCCTCTGGTGCACTACCGGCGCGGCGGGACCTCCGGCAAGCGCAAGTGGCGCACCCCGGCGGACTTCGTGCGGCGCATTCGGCTGACCAACCGCAGTTCGCTGGCGGAGACGCTCCAGTTCATCGAGGATGCCGAGCGTGCCGGCTGCGGCGACGCCATGCGCCGGCTCAAGGCGCGCAAGCTTGCGCGCGAACAGTACACCGCGGACGTTTTCGCTGCGCCGGACAACCTCGCGCGGCTAAAGGTACTGTTCGGCGCGCGCCGGGTCACGCTTGGCCATCGGCTGCGGATGTTCCTGTACGCCACCGTGCCTTCGGCCTATGCGCCGTTCTACTTCCTGAGCAACCTGTTCCGACGCGGCTGA
- a CDS encoding sorbosone dehydrogenase (K00100: E1.1.1.-; [EC:1.1.1.-]), whose translation MRPALHFMVRAVLRTVLPGIVLLAATAPARAALPLDQVRLPPGFRIEVVTEDVPGARAMALSPSGTLFVGSRGEGKVYAVTDALGTRPRVRVVATGLRMPAGVALRDGNLYASSVSKIVRLDNIESRLDNPPAPVVVSDRFPTESHHGWKFIAFGPDGYLYVPVGAPCNVCAPDENRYANIMKMKPDGSDLQVVARGVRNTVGFDWHPATRELWFTDNGRDRMGDDVPDDELNRATAAGQHFGYPYCHAGNVADPEYGSKRPCSEFVPPVARLGAHVAALGMRFYTGTQFPPAYRNSVFIAEHGSWDRSKPSGYRVVTVALDGSGKAVRQEVFAQGWLRGGKPWGRPADVLVAPDGSLLVSDDLAGAIYRIRYTP comes from the coding sequence ATGCGCCCGGCTCTGCACTTCATGGTTCGCGCCGTACTGCGTACGGTACTGCCCGGCATTGTACTGCTCGCCGCCACGGCCCCCGCCCGGGCCGCCTTGCCGCTGGACCAGGTCCGGCTGCCGCCCGGGTTCCGCATCGAGGTAGTGACAGAGGACGTGCCCGGCGCGCGCGCCATGGCCTTGTCGCCGTCCGGCACGCTCTTCGTCGGCTCGCGCGGCGAAGGCAAGGTCTATGCGGTGACCGATGCGCTGGGCACCAGGCCGCGGGTGCGCGTAGTCGCCACGGGCCTGCGCATGCCGGCCGGCGTGGCGCTGCGCGACGGCAACCTGTACGCGTCCTCGGTCTCGAAGATCGTGCGGCTGGACAATATCGAGTCCCGCCTCGACAATCCGCCCGCGCCGGTGGTGGTGAGCGATCGCTTCCCGACCGAATCGCACCACGGCTGGAAATTCATCGCCTTCGGGCCGGACGGCTACCTGTACGTGCCGGTCGGCGCGCCGTGCAATGTCTGCGCGCCGGACGAGAACCGCTACGCCAACATCATGAAGATGAAGCCCGACGGCAGCGACCTGCAGGTGGTGGCGCGCGGCGTACGCAATACCGTCGGCTTCGACTGGCACCCGGCCACCCGCGAGCTGTGGTTCACCGACAACGGCCGCGACCGCATGGGCGACGACGTGCCGGACGACGAACTGAACCGCGCCACCGCCGCCGGCCAGCATTTCGGCTACCCGTACTGCCATGCCGGCAACGTTGCCGATCCGGAATATGGCAGCAAGCGCCCGTGCTCGGAATTCGTGCCGCCGGTGGCCCGCCTGGGCGCGCATGTGGCCGCGCTGGGCATGCGCTTCTACACAGGCACGCAGTTCCCGCCGGCCTACCGCAACAGCGTCTTTATCGCCGAGCACGGCAGTTGGGACCGCAGCAAGCCGTCCGGCTACCGCGTGGTCACTGTGGCGCTGGATGGGTCCGGCAAGGCGGTGCGGCAGGAGGTGTTCGCACAGGGCTGGCTGCGTGGCGGCAAGCCGTGGGGAAGGCCCGC
- a CDS encoding rhodanese (K07146: K07146; UPF0176 protein), whose product MQIVNISAYKFVSLDDIETLRPAMRERCEAAGLKGTILLAPEGINMFLAGPREAIDGFMAWLHADARFADIAPKESLSENQPFKRTLVRAKKEIITMKMPLIRPEAGRAPSVRPVDLKRWLDQGHDDEGRPVVMLDTRNDFEVAVGTFEAAVEYDIAKFSEFPEAVAAHKAELEGKTVVSFCTGGIRCEKAAIHMQEVGVERVYQLEGGILKYFEEVGGSHYRGDCFVFDYRTALNPNLEPAGPKQCFACRAVVTPEEQQSPHYVIGKSCPHCIGGKDQAAA is encoded by the coding sequence ATGCAGATCGTCAATATTTCCGCTTACAAATTCGTCTCGCTGGACGACATCGAGACCCTGCGCCCGGCCATGCGCGAGCGCTGCGAAGCGGCCGGCCTGAAAGGCACGATCCTGCTCGCGCCCGAGGGCATCAACATGTTCCTGGCCGGCCCGCGCGAAGCCATCGACGGCTTCATGGCGTGGCTGCATGCCGATGCGCGCTTTGCCGATATCGCGCCCAAGGAGAGCCTGTCGGAGAACCAGCCCTTCAAGCGCACGCTGGTGCGCGCCAAGAAGGAAATCATCACCATGAAGATGCCGCTGATCCGCCCCGAGGCGGGCCGCGCGCCTTCGGTGCGGCCGGTCGACCTGAAGCGCTGGCTGGACCAGGGGCACGACGACGAGGGCCGCCCGGTGGTGATGCTCGATACGCGCAATGATTTCGAGGTCGCGGTCGGCACTTTCGAGGCGGCGGTCGAGTACGACATCGCCAAGTTCAGCGAATTTCCCGAGGCCGTCGCCGCGCACAAGGCGGAGCTGGAGGGCAAGACCGTGGTGTCATTCTGCACCGGCGGCATCCGCTGCGAGAAGGCGGCGATCCATATGCAGGAAGTCGGCGTCGAGCGCGTGTACCAGCTCGAGGGCGGCATCCTGAAGTATTTCGAGGAAGTGGGCGGCAGCCACTATCGCGGCGACTGCTTTGTCTTCGACTATCGCACCGCGCTGAATCCGAACCTGGAGCCGGCCGGCCCCAAGCAGTGCTTTGCCTGCCGCGCGGTGGTCACGCCAGAGGAGCAGCAAAGCCCGCACTACGTGATCGGCAAGAGCTGCCCGCACTGCATCGGCGGCAAGGACCAGGCCGCGGCTTAA
- the trmD gene encoding tRNA (guanine-N1)-methyltransferase (methylates guanosine-37 in various tRNAs; uses S-adenosyl-L-methionine to transfer methyl group to tRNA~K00554: trmD; tRNA (guanine37-N1)-methyltransferase [EC:2.1.1.228]): protein MQFDVITLFPEMFRALTDWGITSRAAKQQRYALRTWNPRDFTVDNYRTIDDRPYGGGPGMVMLAKPLDDAIDAAVAAQAQAGVPKPHVVLMSPQGKTLSHAKVMELAERPGLVLLCGRYEAIDQRLIDRRVDEEVSLGDFVLSGGELPAMALIDAVVRHLPGVLGDAQSAVQDSFVNGLLDCPHYTRPEEYEGVRVPEILLGGHHAEIEKWRRQQALANTASKRPDLIEAAREQGLLSRADEKFLSEWAAKEGRGETPAR from the coding sequence ATGCAGTTCGATGTGATCACGCTGTTTCCCGAGATGTTTCGCGCGCTGACCGACTGGGGTATTACCAGCCGGGCAGCCAAGCAGCAGCGGTATGCGTTGCGCACGTGGAATCCGCGCGATTTCACCGTCGACAACTATCGCACCATCGACGATCGGCCTTATGGCGGTGGCCCTGGCATGGTGATGCTGGCCAAGCCGCTGGACGATGCGATCGATGCCGCGGTGGCAGCGCAGGCGCAAGCCGGCGTGCCCAAGCCGCATGTGGTGCTGATGTCGCCGCAGGGCAAGACGCTGTCGCATGCCAAGGTGATGGAACTGGCCGAACGGCCGGGCCTGGTCCTGCTGTGCGGCAGGTATGAGGCCATCGACCAGCGGCTGATCGACCGCCGCGTGGACGAGGAAGTCAGCCTCGGCGACTTCGTGCTGTCGGGCGGCGAACTGCCGGCGATGGCGCTGATCGATGCCGTGGTGCGGCATCTGCCCGGCGTGCTGGGCGATGCGCAGTCCGCAGTGCAGGACAGTTTCGTCAACGGCCTGCTGGATTGTCCGCACTACACGCGGCCGGAAGAATATGAAGGCGTGAGGGTGCCCGAGATCCTGCTCGGGGGCCATCACGCCGAAATCGAGAAATGGCGGCGCCAGCAGGCGCTGGCCAATACCGCGAGCAAGCGCCCCGACCTGATCGAGGCTGCTCGCGAACAAGGTTTGCTGTCCCGCGCCGACGAGAAGTTCTTGTCGGAATGGGCGGCGAAGGAAGGGCGGGGGGAAACTCCCGCCAGGTAA
- a CDS encoding DNA mismatch repair protein MutT, which translates to MRPAFDPESLPVIDTDLRNGALSAPRLQVDFIRHRFEVPPAWAPELTDESRVYDSSRGLRDAAVLVPLVERRDGLTVLLTQRNANLSAHAGQISFPGGRQEEWDANRIDTALRETEEEVGLARDYVEVLGALPDYITGTGFHVSPVVGLVRDGFTLRPDASEVADVFEVPLAFLMDPSHHERRLFRWVDGERIFYAMPYPREDGGHRFIWGATAGMLRNLYHLLAA; encoded by the coding sequence ATGCGTCCCGCCTTCGATCCCGAATCCCTCCCCGTCATCGACACCGACCTGCGCAACGGCGCCCTGAGCGCGCCGCGGCTGCAGGTGGACTTTATCCGGCACCGCTTCGAGGTGCCGCCGGCCTGGGCGCCGGAGCTGACCGATGAATCGCGCGTCTACGACAGCAGCCGGGGGCTGCGCGACGCCGCCGTGCTGGTGCCGCTGGTGGAGCGGCGCGATGGCCTGACGGTTCTGCTGACGCAGCGCAATGCCAACCTGAGCGCGCATGCCGGCCAGATCAGCTTCCCGGGCGGACGCCAGGAGGAGTGGGATGCCAACCGCATCGACACGGCACTGCGCGAGACGGAAGAAGAGGTGGGACTGGCGCGCGATTACGTGGAAGTGCTGGGTGCGCTGCCGGACTACATCACCGGCACCGGCTTCCACGTAAGCCCGGTGGTGGGGCTGGTGCGCGACGGCTTTACGCTGCGCCCGGACGCGTCGGAAGTGGCCGATGTCTTTGAAGTGCCGCTGGCCTTCCTGATGGATCCCTCGCATCATGAGCGGCGCCTGTTCCGCTGGGTCGACGGCGAACGGATCTTCTACGCCATGCCCTATCCGCGCGAGGACGGCGGCCACCGCTTTATCTGGGGCGCCACCGCGGGCATGCTGCGCAATCTCTACCACCTGCTGGCGGCCTGA